From a region of the Bremerella alba genome:
- a CDS encoding MarR family winged helix-turn-helix transcriptional regulator: MTYDFHASTGYWVTLSAHHYQQRVDAELRPFGITFRQFQVIAWLKCEGPLTQSDLARRMTIEPPTLAGIMTRMESMQWIVRTSCNKDRRKKFLDVGPAAEPVWEKIVPVLNKVRQEATRGMSSDEIEKLHGLLSQVLLNLGESVQPAHQEETSANSS, encoded by the coding sequence ATGACGTACGACTTCCATGCCAGCACCGGTTATTGGGTAACCCTCTCGGCTCACCATTACCAGCAGCGTGTCGATGCTGAGCTGCGACCCTTCGGGATCACTTTCCGACAGTTTCAGGTCATTGCCTGGCTGAAGTGTGAAGGGCCGCTCACTCAGAGCGATCTCGCTCGGCGGATGACGATCGAGCCCCCTACCCTTGCCGGTATTATGACTCGGATGGAGTCGATGCAATGGATTGTGCGAACTAGCTGTAACAAAGACCGCCGCAAGAAGTTTCTCGATGTGGGACCTGCGGCGGAGCCCGTTTGGGAGAAGATTGTCCCGGTACTGAACAAGGTGCGCCAGGAAGCCACGCGCGGCATGTCCTCGGATGAAATAGAAAAGCTGCACGGCCTGTTAAGCCAAGTCCTCCTCAATCTGGGCGAAAGCGTCCAGCCTGCCCACCAAGAAGAAACCTCGGCCAATTCATCATGA
- a CDS encoding nucleotide pyrophosphohydrolase has product MTDPPQSLQQRIDVISDDVETPVVQLRDMVSHFVAERDWHQFHAPKNISMALAVEAAELMEHFQWITVEASRADIPAEKRAAIGEEIADVMCYAMALCNEMGFDVATLMREKMKKNVAKYPADEFRGRYGKEDSPSE; this is encoded by the coding sequence GTGACCGATCCGCCGCAATCCCTACAACAGCGCATCGACGTCATCTCCGACGACGTCGAAACCCCGGTCGTTCAATTGCGTGACATGGTCTCGCACTTCGTCGCCGAGCGGGACTGGCATCAGTTCCACGCCCCGAAAAACATCAGCATGGCCCTGGCCGTCGAAGCGGCCGAACTGATGGAACACTTCCAGTGGATCACCGTGGAAGCATCCCGGGCCGATATCCCTGCGGAAAAGCGAGCCGCCATCGGAGAAGAAATCGCCGACGTGATGTGCTATGCGATGGCCTTATGCAACGAAATGGGCTTTGACGTGGCGACACTGATGCGCGAAAAGATGAAGAAAAATGTGGCGAAGTACCCGGCGGATGAGTTTCGCGGGCGGTACGGGAAAGAGGATTCGCCGTCGGAGTAA